The genomic DNA ATGGTGTTACTCGACGTACGACTTCAACTTCTTTTTGCAACAGCAGCATCTCATTGACCGAAGTTCTTTGGTCTTGCTGGGACTGGCGTCGATCTGGCGCCCAGCATTCCTTGGAGCTTTTTTGTTTCAGTTGGGAACCATACTTGCCCACCTTGGGCATCCGCTACCGTTCTCCTGGACTGACAAATCTCCTCTGATCGACATTCTTGTCGTTGCCAACGTCTTCTTGCTGGGATGGCGATTCAGAATTTGGCGGTCTGAGCACTTCCTAATTGTTGTGGTCTACATCGTTGCCATTCACTACTTCCGACCTGGTGTTGGTAAGCTGGCAATTGGATGGTTTTCGGACGGGCATTTGTCCAACCTGTTTCTGAACGCGGTCTATCAGAATGAGTGGTTGCCAGGATGCGGGACTGCGGAAGTTAGCTTGCTCGCTAAGCGGATTGCATCCGCAGATTACCTGCTGAAAGCGATGACGCTTTTGGTCGAGCTGCTGCCGCTGCTGTTTTTGCTACATCGAAAGGTATTGATTGTTGGGCTTGTTCTTGCTGTTGGCCTGCATTTCGGCATCTACCTATCCAGTGGAATTCTATTTTGGAAATGGATCGTCTTAGATTTTTCGATTGCTGTTACTTTTGGCACATTATCGAAAACCACAGCAGATCGACTATTCAACCGTAACTCGGCTATCGGATTCGGGATATCGCTGTGCGTGGGATTCGTTTTGTACGTTTCGGCACCGGTGCTGGCTTGGTATGACGCGCCGCTAGCCTTCCATTATCACTTGCAAGTTACAGGTGCGTCGGGGCAAACGTATCAAATTCCACCGTCGTCACTAGCTCCCTTCGATCTTCAGTTTGCTCAAGGCCGCCTAGCGTTTCTGGAGAAACAACCGTTGCTTGTGGACTGCCTAGGGTCTTGCACCTCGAGACCGACGCTTTATGCTTGCCGAGACATCGATAGCGCCGTGCGGCTTGCAAAAGCACGCGATAAATTTGGTGTTAAGCGGTTTGACAAAATGCAGGCAACCAATGTGGAGCAGTTGCTTCGACGTTATGTGAACAACTGGAATCACGGCGTGCCCAGGAATGTTTTTGATTGGATCCCCGATCCTCCTCAGCATATCTCGACATTCCCGCAATCTGGGTTTTCCCAGGCGGTCTGGAATTGTCAGGAGGCGCCAAAGCAAATCACGATACTCAGAACAACAGCCTTCCATCGCGATTTCAAGACGACCACGATCGAAGATCGAATCGTTCATACGATCGATGTTGCGACACCCCCTCAGTCAACCAGGCTTCCGTTTCGTGGCCAACCGTTGAATTGCCCAACGATCAATCTGGTCACAAATCGCAACGAGGGCGGCACGATTGCAGGAGCAACACCGTCGACCTACACCGTGTACTGCTTGGGCTCACCAAATCTTCGTGAATTCTTCATGGAGCCTGCAGGAGATTAGTGGGCTTGAATCATTAAAATCACGGATGATCGGATTTTGTTGTTTGTCCCCCAATTTTCACATCGCCACTCTAACCGTGGCTAGAGTACTGGCGAACGGCCGCAACATATGGCTCGAAGAAATTCTGTGGAGCAGGCGACGTCCATTGAGCGAACACCGATGCGCAAGGCTTGGCACGACGATCCGCAGCAGGCTGCGGGGGCGGCGTTGCAGAAGTTGTTGCGCGAGTTGAGCGATGCGTATTTGGGGCAGTTGCGACCGTTCAGCTATCGCATCGGTGTGAATGCCTTGGTGATCGTCAGCGCTCTTTTGTCGCTCGGCTTGGCTTCTTTGGGCGTTTGGTCTTGGGGTGCAATTGGCCCAGCGATTGTCTTTGCAACTTTTGCTACCGGCGCGGCGCTTGGCGGTGTCGCTCGCCGCCGCGTGTTGGTTGCCAAATTGTGGAAGTGGATGCATGTCTGGCGGTGGTATGAGTTGGCCGCGGGAGCTCTGATCGCCTTATTGTTGTTGGGACTGGTGGTGGCGACTCCGATTTTCTGGAGCGTTTTATTGGGGACGATCGTCGGTAGCGGGACCGCCGCGATTTATTTCCTGGGCGTCGTCTTGCCAGCTCGCCAAGAGCTGCAGCGGATCGAACGTCGCGCCCAACAGGTTGTCGATGGGATCGCGCGGGCGGGAATCGATCCCTGGGCGATCCGCGCCGGGTTGCCGCGACTGATGGGCGACCACTGGATGCCGTTGTACGAAGCGTTGTTTGGATACGACGAATTGTCCAATGCTCGCATGCAGACCAATGCGGATAACGGCTTGCCACCTCGAACGACTTGGTCGCCACGCGATCATGCGTTGGAATTACTGCTGGCCCAAACGCTTCAGCGACAGGGGCCCATCACTTGGCTGCGCTCTCTCCGGAAAGCGGCGACCACCCAAACTTCAGGCTCCGCGCCGGACGCACAGCAAACTGCTGCGGCTTCACACTTGCATTCTGGTGGAAAACGATCGGGCGAGATTGCGGTGGCGTCCAGCCGAGCGAAGGGGAGCTCGCATGAGTTGGCTACACGCGACCAGACTGCGGCGTTGTGCGAGGCGAGTGCCGAGGGAAAGGACATCAAAATGAATGTCACGATCCAATCGGACAAGCTGTCGATCGGATCGTTGAACGCGAGCCAAGTGATGTTGCAACTGGATTCTCGCGAGCTGATGGATGCGTTGCCCGATCTGGTCGAGAGAGCTGACAAAGCCAAACGGCAAGAGAAACGTACGAAGATCAAATCGATGCTGGCCGAAGCTCGCAACGGTGGCGGAGAAGAACAAGTGCGACGCTTCCTTGGGGACGCGTCGACAGACGATGGTCGCCTCGCGGATCGCAAGTCGATCTGGCTTGGATCGTGTTCGCGTTTGCTGACCGCAGGCGCGCTGCTGCTGTTGGCGGCAGGTTGGGTCGGCATCTATCTGGCACATCATCAAGAGAGCTTTGGTCAACTATCGGAACTTGTTGCCCAGCTGCGTTCGGGTGCCAGCGATTTTGGTAATTCAATCCACTCCGTGGGCGAAACGTTTGCAAAATCGGAACCGACGTGGCTGCCACCTGTAGCCCTGGCGATGGCGTTGCTGCCCGGCGGGCTCATCTTGCTGGGCAGCTCCTTTCTGGCCGGCTGGCGAATCAGCTTATTCGCCTACCCGGCAGCGATCATCGCGATCGCCGGTTCATTGTTCAACAATCCGCTGATCGGCGATGTGATGCTGTGGCATGTGAGCATTGCCTTTGCCGTACTGTTAGTCGCCGGAGGGTATTGGTACTGCCAGCGGATACCAAACAAAACAACCACGCGATCCAAGGTCGATGGGAATGCCACCAGCACGTCGTAGAGCACCATCGAATCGATCCGTGAAACCATCGCAAACGACAGACTTGCAGCAACCATTCGATGGTGCTGTGTCAACGCGGAGACCTCTGCTTGCCTGCTGGTTGATCGTCGCAGCAGGCTGCTTGGCGTACGCCAATAGCTTTGCGGGCGTCTTCGTCTACGACGATCTGCCAACGATTGTTGAAAACAGAGCGATTCGTTCACTGGACACAACCTGGAGCGCTCAACCGCAAGATATTCCGATGGGGTTGTGGCGACGACCGGTTGGCCGCTGGACGGTCGCACTGAACTATGCCGCCGGCGGTCTGAATCCATGGGGCTACCACGCGCTGAACCTGGCCGTCCATCTGATCGCCGCGCTGCTGCTATTCGACTTGATTCGCCGGACGTTGCTGCTACCCCAGATACCGCCGCAACTGCAACAAGCTGCATCGATGTTGGCCTTGGCAACAGCCCTGATCTGGACGGTTCATCCGCTGCAGACCGAAAGCGTTACCTACATCATCCAACGTCTTGAATCGATTGTTGGGATGTTTTACCTGGCGACGATCTATTGCCTGTTGCGGGGTTGCCAATCGCGGCACCCTTTGGGCTGGTATAGCGTCGCGGCGATCGCATGTTGGCTGGGCGTCGCCACGAAAGAAGTCATGGTCACGGCCCCCGTGGTCGCGTTGCTCTACGACCGGATCTTTCTCACCGGCTCGTGGAAACAAACGCTTCGACAACGGGGTGCGCTGCATGCGATACTGATTGCGGCGGCGATCTTTCTCGTCTGGCGGTCGGGCTACCTGCCGATCGCCCCGCAGCCACCCGCTTTACCGTCGCTCCCCGACCCGTTTCGCGAAGACCGTCCCGATCGCTGGAACTACCTGCTGTCCCAGCCCGGCGTGCTGGTGCATTACCTGAAGCTTTGCTATTGGCCCGCCGGGCAATGCCTCGATTACATGTGGCCGGTTGCCGACAGTTGTTCGAAAATCGTCCTGCCAGGCCTAGTGATCGTGGGGCTACTGGCGGCAACCTTCGTGGCACTGTGGTATCGGCCGCGAATAGGCTTCGTCGGTTTGGCCTCTTTTTTGGTCCTCGCCCCCACATCGACAATCATCCCGCTGCGATTGGCCTTTGAACACCGGATGTATTTGCCTCTAGCCGGGGTTGCGTTTTTGAGCGTCCTGGCCTGTTACTGGCTGATGTTGCGGCTGAAGCTTTCCGATTCCGCCATGCGTCGCGGGGGCGGTATCTTGTGCGCGGTCGTCTGTCTAAGCCTGTTGATCACAACAATCAATCGCAATCGCGTCTACCACAGCATGATCGCCATCTACACCGACAATGTGGCCAAGGCACCCTGGAACCACTTGGC from Rosistilla carotiformis includes the following:
- a CDS encoding tetratricopeptide repeat protein, which produces MSTRRPLLACWLIVAAGCLAYANSFAGVFVYDDLPTIVENRAIRSLDTTWSAQPQDIPMGLWRRPVGRWTVALNYAAGGLNPWGYHALNLAVHLIAALLLFDLIRRTLLLPQIPPQLQQAASMLALATALIWTVHPLQTESVTYIIQRLESIVGMFYLATIYCLLRGCQSRHPLGWYSVAAIACWLGVATKEVMVTAPVVALLYDRIFLTGSWKQTLRQRGALHAILIAAAIFLVWRSGYLPIAPQPPALPSLPDPFREDRPDRWNYLLSQPGVLVHYLKLCYWPAGQCLDYMWPVADSCSKIVLPGLVIVGLLAATFVALWYRPRIGFVGLASFLVLAPTSTIIPLRLAFEHRMYLPLAGVAFLSVLACYWLMLRLKLSDSAMRRGGGILCAVVCLSLLITTINRNRVYHSMIAIYTDNVAKAPWNHLAYLNLGTAYFEQGEHQAALQMFQRATELEPEDARPWANLGYSLQTEGEPDRAIEALRRAIQIKPGYLRPHRELAVLLQRKQQWPAAREHFERALEINASDPQTLNDYAIGLAANGDPVAGEAMLRRCIDYDPNRPKSHFNLAMLILRRQGANDDARAHLRWALSLDPNLQQARQILQQLQSLEPSS